The following nucleotide sequence is from Solanum dulcamara chromosome 7, daSolDulc1.2, whole genome shotgun sequence.
atatatataagatgaaaaCAATATGCAAAAGAAGTCCACTGGGACAAACATACTGTCCAAGGCGGCCATGTCAACTAAATCAGGTCTATCATCTCCATCAATATCATGAGGAACAAGGTTCCTCATCCATGATGGATAATTCCACAACGTAGCAGCTCCGCATGACTGATGACCCATTGATACCAACATCTGCTCCATACCTATTTTGGACAAGTTCTTTTCTCCTTCTTTCCCGATCATTTCCCTCATAGGAATCCTGTTCAAACTACACAGTtagaaatacatacataatttgCTTATAAATGCAAAATGTGTAACTGGATAACATACTCTTCTTGAATAGGCAAGGATTTGTCTTCTGATGTAGTCGACTTCAAGTTCCTCAGAACAATCGTGTCAGGTAAAAGTGAATGCATTCGGTAGACGCTAACAAACTCTTCAGTCAATGAGTAGGGAGTACCGTGATCCCTAGGCCTTTTAAGACCAACTAATCCACTCAGTACTGGTCCAAATTTGGGTCCTAACAAATCCTTGACTTTCTTCCCCAACAAGCCATACCTGAATCACACTAGACTCTTTTAGTCAACATTAATAGTTAAATTCGTAATGCAAAAGCATGATGCATGACATCTAACTGAAAATTGGGAGCTATATGTTAATTCAATAACAGTTATAGTCTATACTTGCTCGGATCCTCCAAAATTGCCACAACGCCCGTGTCTGATCATCCAAAAATGCATTATTTTGGGGTGATCTGGCACAGGCGCAATGACTTTTTTGAAGGACCTGGCAACATAGATTTTTATCAAGTACACTTACCAGTTGATCCTCATTCCTACCATTAGAGTATCAGTCTTAACAAGTTCAATTGTCCAATCGATGGTATGGACTTTTGCAATGACCGCTGAAGTTATCAATCTTGCATGTCGGTACACCTTTTCATCATCAAATTCAGGGTAATGTTCCTGAAAGGGGAAAAAACAGGATTTTAAGCAAAGTCAGTTCTTTTGAGGTGCAAAATAATCAAATGTTATAATAGGTGCTTATTTGCTTTTTCCACGATGTCCCAACTATACGAAAACTTCAGATTTCCATATAGCAAATATGATCATAGAAAAGAGAAACTTGGGTACTTCATTAACATACTTTAAGCATATCACATATGGCATTATGCTCCTTCACAAACAAGGCCTGCAAGAGAGAGTAGCCTGCCCAATGGTTTCGGACATCTCCGGATATTGGAATACCATTATCATCATGTTCAAGTAGTCCAGAACCTGAGATCCTGAGCTTTCCATCTTTAAATGTTCTCACCCTTATCATGCCCTCTTCGTTGTTGCCATATATTACACTCCCATCCCTAACAAAACAGCAGGAGCATATATAATTCATCAGATGAAATAAAACTGCCATTAGACTAACTTTCAAGCTGCATTAAAATGAAGTAAGGATCAAATCGAATTCCAATTGGATAGTATGGTAAAGAGTTGATGTGTGTATATGTCAACTAGGAATAACATTTTCGCCTCCCTTCCCCCGTCCGTCATGGTTATTTCCTTGACTCTTTTAGCATGCAATAGAGCAGCACTTTGGTAGAGTAAAAGAGTCAAGGTAATAACAGAAACTCTTTCTTTACCtgataaatattttcagttAAACGGGTAATTATTTTCAACCATCCTCCTATATTATTAGCTTTCTCCATCACCATAAGGGTATTTGGTTTTATTGCCGGCTTAGGAGTCAATAGAAGTACAAACAAAATCACAACTGTTCAGAGAGAATCTTAAGGTCTCTCTGTGGGGATTTAGAATTTGAGTCCACTCACCACCATGGGGTCCTTGAATTCAAATGCCCAAACTTCAGATCAGGTGAACCTGTGGGAAGTTTTTTGGTCTTAAGGAACTTAAATGACTTCAACGGACACCCTGATGCAACGTCTTGAGGAGCTCTAAGCTCCACCTGTCACAAATATTGTGTTAGAGAAACATAACACACACTTTTAAGCGCATATAGGTCACTTTTGACCTTTTAATCCCCTCCAGTTCTTAAAACACTCATTCATTAGGTACCTGTCCCGTGTCCTCCATATGGTCATTCCAATCATGGATCATAAATTGTACCCACGCGCACGCTATCATGTTGAATTGGCACCCGCAATCTGTGTACTTTCTTCTTTCGAAGAGCTTCGTGGCCACAGTTACAGGGTGAGGTTCCAGCAGCTGCATAATCAAATGATATTTTCACAAGTGATCATTGAGAGAtctcaatatacatatttcagATAACGATATGATTAAGGCATATTTATTGGACCATGCAAGTTAGCTATCCAAAAAGATCATCATAAAGCGTTGAAATAGGTTGAACAGACTAATTTGCACCCCCTAAGTTACTGAACAGAAAACTGAAATACCTGGTAGCTATCCTGATGAAGTAAACAAAAGTTGAAACTATCAAATTTTACATGATTTAATTAGTGTAGCATAACTGATTGGATTTTGGCTTACCGCATAACTTGAAGTGGATGGTGGCATGTTGCGGCCAAAGAAGGTTCCTTGACTGCCCACTAAATGATCCACAGGATGATTGCACGTACCATCAGCAGTCCGATACGTATACTCTTCCGTGTCATATTTCTTGCCATTAACATTTCCTACATGTAAGAGGTTGTATCGCTGGTGCAAGTGTCTTCTCATTCCCAGGTAAGCCGCCCCCAGTAACACCGGCAATCTATGCCATAAGTCAAACTTGTCCACAAGATGTACAACCTGCCATATCAAAAACAGGAGCAATATTGTTGTAACACATACTATCACACAGGTGAACGGTTAAAAGAAGGGAAAGGAGGACACTAACATAGAACAAAATTGTGTCAAACAAAGACATCTTCGCAACAACATGCCGGAGTTGAGGATGAACAAAGGCTGGAAGAGAAATTGAGAATGCCATGAGAGTTTTCTCAGCAGTTGACCTGTCAAAAAAAGACAAAAGGATATATTCAAGAGATGTGTTTTGAAGATTGAGAGGGAAGATGTACAAATTTATAAGCGTTGAACCTGTGCAAATTTGTCCTGTTTCATGTCATTCAATTGCTCTTATCAGTTGGCCCAATCAAGATTGAAGCATTCAACTGTATCCCATTAATCactattttatattataaatgaCGCAAATCGAAGACAAGTGTCCAGTACCCTGTGTATAGTAGCTTGGCAACTAGTACTCCAGTTAGGTTTCATTTCACCAGAGAGTTCTTTAATTAATGAGGATTAGCATTAAACGTCCAAAAGGACCTTTCGTTTGAATGATAGACTAATTAAGCCAGAACATTAACTAACATCTGAAACGTTCTTTTCGTTTCCTATTCAGAGTAGTTAACTACCCATAAAAGAAtgatcttgaagaaaaatacCAACATATAATCAAAACATAAAtgatcttgaagaaaaatacCAACATCTAATCAAAACATCACACTCttacatatatttataataatatccTTCGCCCTCTAATGCGGACCTCGTGTACAAGTTACGGGTTCATCCAAACCTCGAATTAAGTAACTTTGGCTcacacttaatatatatatatatatatatatatatatatatatatgttaaaagGTCCTCTACATACGTATCAATGAATAAAGTTCAAATTAATTTTGGATTCGTCCGTGGCCTCCCCCACTCCCCTTCCTAAACAAAACAGTAACAATATTTCTCCAATAAATCAAACTCCTTTCGAATTAAGAAGAAAACACTATGATGCACTCAACCAAATGGGATGAACTATGAGGTTTCCCGTTGACAAAAATAAAACGATAGAAATTTCTTCCTATCTGTCCAAACTTTGGTGGTGTGCTAGTTGAAAGTATATAGCATGTATTTGTACTGCTAAGTTGACCCGAACACcacaaaattcaagaaaaaaaacagTAGATGGTAGTAATAAATTGCATAGCAGATTACCTCCACAAGAAGTAGTTGACGAATAAGCAAAGCCAGCATCAGCTTGATACGTCCGCCCACATGCCAAAAAGCAAAGCCTGCATCAACTTCATACGTCTGCCCACATAACAACAAATAATGATCTTAATTTACTCATCAAAATCAAGCTAAGGTACAAAATTCAAGAAACACAAAGTCATGTAATTTCTACAACAGGGCAAGGGTTTTGGCACTGCAAAAATTAgaggttttaatttttttctcattctaGCTAGCTAGTAAATGTGATGCAAGAAAGTGTAAGATCTGTTAATTACTATAGTACTGAAGTTGGAAGCTGTTAACAACATTCAAGAACGTTTTGATAATGACAAAATGAGAACCAGGTTATGAGAACTAGGTTTACTTACCGGATGGTGCAGCAGGTACATGTGGAAAAATAGAACAAACTGGACAAAATCCTTATACAAGTCAAAAATGCAGAAATAAGAAAAGACAGCACAATAGGATAAAGTTGTACTTTTCTGGAAGGACTCAACTAGGTCCTCAAAAATCAATGCTATAAAAGTAGACATGCATACAAAGGATTTCGAGTACTTTTGCAGATCTGAAATCAAAGATCACAAGTTCTTTCAAGCAAAAGGCAAAGGCAGCATTCCGTGAGCAAAACATTGAAGGAAGAAAAACTAGAGTTAGGTTTTTCTTTCGAAGGTTAATTCTTGTGTTTGAGTTCTATTTAGAAATATTATTGAGTTGTAATTTTCTAAGGTAGATAGTGAGGTTTGTAACAAGAAGTGGTTTGACTTTAATCATTAGAGTTTAGGTACTGAGTTAGTTCCTTAATTATTGAGTTGTGATCTAAAATTGTTTTTTGAAAGATTAGTAAAGTTTGCTGATAATCCTACAAGTGTAGATTGTGGTTTTTCTTTCCTTCAGCAAGAAAATTTTTCACAATAAATTATGTCTTCATGTTACTAATTCAAAAAtctaattcttgaatttatttgGTGGTATAAATTTCTTCACACGCTACGTCAATCTATCaactttatttttctaaaaagtaataaataaaatcttttctAGATTCAAAGAAGTTGAAGTGACATAGAGTCCACAATATTCCAAACTAACCAAGTCCATGATATTATTTCGTGGGGTCTCTTTCCTGTTTCTCTTTTTAGTAAATAATGCATTTTCCCACGGCACCTTGTGTTACTCCGTTATtctaaaattttgattaatattttttattatattgataaaaaa
It contains:
- the LOC129894155 gene encoding alpha-dioxygenase 2-like gives rise to the protein MAFSISLPAFVHPQLRHVVAKMSLFDTILFYVVHLVDKFDLWHRLPVLLGAAYLGMRRHLHQRYNLLHVGNVNGKKYDTEEYTYRTADGTCNHPVDHLVGSQGTFFGRNMPPSTSSYALLEPHPVTVATKLFERRKYTDCGCQFNMIACAWVQFMIHDWNDHMEDTGQVELRAPQDVASGCPLKSFKFLKTKKLPTGSPDLKFGHLNSRTPWWDGSVIYGNNEEGMIRVRTFKDGKLRISGSGLLEHDDNGIPISGDVRNHWAGYSLLQALFVKEHNAICDMLKEHYPEFDDEKVYRHARLITSAVIAKVHTIDWTIELVKTDTLMVGMRINWYGLLGKKVKDLLGPKFGPVLSGLVGLKRPRDHGTPYSLTEEFVSVYRMHSLLPDTIVLRNLKSTTSEDKSLPIQEEIPMREMIGKEGEKNLSKIGMEQMLVSMGHQSCGAATLWNYPSWMRNLVPHDIDGDDRPDLVDMAALDIYRDRERGIPRYNEFRRNLLMVPISKWEDLTDDEEVIEALQEVYGKDIEKLDLQVGLHAEKKIKGFAISETAFFIFLLIASRRLEADRFFTTNFNLRTYTEKGFEWVNKTETLKDVIDRHFPEMTEKYMRCTSAFSVWSSNPDPKHYLPLYLRPAT